A genome region from Tolypothrix sp. PCC 7712 includes the following:
- a CDS encoding glycosyltransferase family 10 domain-containing protein, with the protein MNIKTIGMISSYRGLENRADWLWQQSPKPFGMWGNIQMRAPEVKPDFLLMYQFDFIQPSPQQSWLDKFRKRQAESTTVDINSLLRGVSKERIMYLLREPPLEEIIEITNRNYQQAQNYCGYVSGPDDFAPTPDYMPAIWYHSNSFQDLDEMPCPPKVSTCSWITSGISRTANHRQRLEFLRSLQSNGLKFDLYGRNLPAWANITGELSNKWYGMAPYFYNLAIENYTGNNWYVSEKLWDSLLAWCLPIYYGGPAADKLLPPGSFLRLPSLDKKGLAYIQEVTATPDAWYAAKDAIAEARQIILHKLNLLNWLSNFVAQHS; encoded by the coding sequence ATGAATATTAAAACTATCGGGATGATTAGCAGCTATCGAGGTCTAGAAAATAGAGCCGATTGGCTGTGGCAGCAAAGTCCCAAGCCATTTGGAATGTGGGGAAATATCCAAATGCGTGCGCCAGAAGTTAAACCAGATTTTCTACTCATGTATCAGTTTGATTTTATCCAACCATCTCCCCAACAATCTTGGTTAGATAAGTTCCGTAAACGTCAAGCAGAGTCAACAACAGTAGATATTAATTCTTTACTTCGTGGTGTGAGTAAAGAAAGAATTATGTATTTATTGAGGGAACCACCGTTAGAGGAAATTATCGAGATTACTAATCGTAATTATCAGCAAGCTCAAAATTATTGTGGCTATGTTTCTGGCCCCGATGACTTTGCTCCAACTCCCGATTATATGCCTGCGATTTGGTACCATTCTAATTCCTTTCAGGATTTAGATGAAATGCCATGCCCTCCGAAAGTTTCTACTTGTAGTTGGATTACTTCTGGAATTAGTCGCACAGCCAATCATCGCCAACGTTTAGAATTTTTACGTTCTTTACAATCAAATGGATTGAAGTTTGATTTGTACGGTCGAAATTTACCTGCATGGGCAAATATTACCGGAGAACTAAGTAATAAATGGTATGGAATGGCACCATATTTTTACAACTTAGCGATTGAAAATTATACTGGTAATAATTGGTATGTCAGTGAGAAACTTTGGGATAGTTTATTGGCTTGGTGCTTACCAATTTACTATGGAGGCCCTGCTGCTGATAAATTATTACCTCCTGGTAGTTTTTTAAGATTACCTAGCTTAGATAAAAAAGGTCTTGCTTACATTCAAGAAGTAACTGCTACTCCCGATGCGTGGTATGCAGCTAAAGATGCGATCGCAGAAGCACGTCAAATCATTTTACATAAACTCAATCTGCTGAATTGGTTATCAAATTTTGTAGCTCAACACTCATAA
- a CDS encoding Npun_R2821/Npun_R2822 family protein — protein MNGICTLANDYVFDQLVALLNSIDAILGSETPVCIYPFDDQTQRIADEITKRPNVFIYNNQESINYWDQFMVSAAPERLNRSQSRLYGAHRRFCAFDGPFEKFIYLDADTLVMNSLATVFQKLDSYDFVVYDFQFKDVSKVYNVDSPQLLEVFAKERINSEIFCSGFYASKKGVFSKEQIKSLILSLQNDERDILYQGAGEQPLINYMVMKSHLSIYNFAQQLPSHEVTGCSVGSKHFEEKEHILYDKGNRLTYLHYIGVPPNIHQAVCTGENIDFPYRDLFLYYRYLHEPEKRPLFHDHPRPYDAPPPNLFTRALRKLKLINQG, from the coding sequence ATGAATGGTATTTGCACTCTGGCGAATGATTATGTTTTTGATCAATTGGTAGCTTTACTCAACAGTATTGATGCAATATTAGGTTCTGAAACTCCTGTCTGTATTTATCCTTTTGATGACCAGACACAACGAATTGCTGATGAAATTACTAAGCGACCTAATGTATTTATTTACAATAACCAAGAATCTATAAATTACTGGGATCAATTTATGGTGTCAGCTGCACCAGAAAGATTGAATCGTAGTCAATCCCGACTTTATGGCGCTCATCGTCGGTTTTGTGCCTTTGATGGCCCCTTTGAGAAATTTATATATTTAGATGCTGATACTTTAGTGATGAACTCACTAGCAACAGTATTTCAAAAATTAGATAGTTATGACTTTGTTGTCTATGACTTTCAATTTAAAGATGTTAGTAAAGTATATAATGTTGATTCTCCGCAATTACTAGAAGTTTTTGCCAAAGAACGGATAAATTCAGAGATATTTTGTTCTGGATTTTATGCTTCTAAAAAAGGTGTATTTTCAAAAGAGCAGATAAAATCTCTAATACTGTCTCTGCAAAATGATGAAAGAGACATATTATATCAAGGTGCTGGCGAACAGCCTTTAATTAACTACATGGTGATGAAATCTCACCTTTCTATTTATAATTTTGCTCAACAATTACCATCTCATGAAGTAACAGGATGTTCTGTCGGCTCTAAGCACTTTGAAGAAAAAGAGCATATTCTTTATGACAAAGGTAATCGACTAACTTATCTTCATTATATTGGTGTACCTCCTAATATCCATCAAGCTGTATGTACTGGTGAGAATATTGATTTTCCTTATAGAGATTTATTTCTCTACTATCGCTACTTACATGAGCCAGAAAAACGTCCACTATTTCATGATCACCCTAGACCTTATGACGCTCCACCACCAAATTTATTCACTAGAGCTTTGAGAAAATTAAAATTAATTAACCAAGGATAA
- a CDS encoding Npun_R2821/Npun_R2822 family protein, whose product MSRGIYIVANDRVMDNAIALLNSIRFYDPEVPVYLIPFNENYHKVAEKLSTLHNVQLFPNLELIEQFTNRIGEIFDRDFLALPNKMRKLVAWFGPLDEFIYIDTDIVVFEKIADNLDKLAEVDFFCCDYHHANDKLRNIFSPLVIEQQIFSDTQLEDVFNSGFWASCKGAITEQQMDETLRECAAHREYFDFTEGVTDQPILNYLVLKLIAKRGNLVKIPGGGPGSWAGSRNFQQQGYTLHDRGQRLKYLHWAGTKIKAGSPYWELWEHYRYLHEGKFAFIPKLTRRFFPFVATRN is encoded by the coding sequence ATGAGTAGGGGAATTTATATCGTTGCTAACGACCGAGTAATGGATAATGCGATCGCTTTACTCAATAGTATTCGATTTTACGATCCGGAAGTTCCAGTTTATCTCATACCTTTTAATGAAAACTATCACAAAGTTGCAGAGAAACTTAGCACTTTACATAATGTCCAATTGTTCCCAAACTTAGAATTGATTGAGCAATTCACCAACCGCATAGGTGAAATATTTGATCGAGATTTTCTGGCTTTACCCAACAAAATGCGTAAGCTGGTAGCATGGTTTGGCCCTTTAGATGAATTTATTTATATTGATACAGATATTGTCGTTTTTGAAAAAATTGCTGACAATTTAGACAAACTTGCAGAAGTCGATTTTTTCTGCTGCGATTATCATCATGCTAATGACAAGTTACGCAACATTTTTTCGCCATTAGTAATAGAACAGCAAATTTTTTCTGATACGCAATTAGAAGATGTTTTTAACAGTGGCTTTTGGGCTTCATGCAAGGGAGCTATTACTGAGCAACAGATGGATGAAACTTTGCGTGAATGTGCTGCTCATCGTGAATATTTCGATTTTACCGAAGGAGTTACAGACCAACCAATTTTAAATTATTTGGTTCTCAAACTTATTGCCAAACGCGGTAATCTTGTGAAAATTCCTGGCGGGGGGCCTGGTAGTTGGGCTGGTTCTCGCAATTTTCAACAGCAAGGATATACCCTCCATGACAGAGGACAACGACTGAAATATCTACATTGGGCGGGAACTAAGATAAAAGCTGGTAGCCCTTATTGGGAATTGTGGGAACATTATCGCTACCTTCATGAGGGGAAATTTGCTTTTATCCCCAAACTCACTCGCCGTTTCTTTCCCTTTGTTGCTACTCGCAATTAA
- a CDS encoding Npun_R2821/Npun_R2822 family protein has protein sequence MVDGIYTLANDVVYDQLVALLNSIEANAGRKIPVCVIPYNEQLDKVKAEVATRDNVTLFEDYTSIDYWDNFATQVWENYPRAQKTWREWGFPELYRLPMHRKLCALDGGFDRFIYFDADTLLMGPIDYIYLKLDQYDWVTNDFQYKSDLKYVFDGPSELIQQIFPTEKLPSHIFCAGWFGAKKQIFTQATLESLLNKLKSGEADVMALGGPDQSLFNYLVLRSGISYYNFACHEYEKATGNHWSSKFDVLENVLYDQGRRLTYLHYMSIGASAFSKLCAGEYINIPYREVFLHYRYLKSPETRPQSFKRPSLILKLQQNTTDFFKQKIANIKLNYRNFRDSIT, from the coding sequence ATGGTAGATGGTATTTATACCCTCGCTAATGATGTGGTTTATGACCAATTAGTTGCTTTACTCAATAGCATTGAAGCTAACGCCGGCAGAAAAATTCCGGTTTGTGTCATTCCATATAATGAGCAGTTAGATAAAGTTAAGGCAGAGGTTGCAACTAGAGATAATGTAACTTTATTTGAGGATTATACTTCTATAGATTACTGGGATAATTTTGCCACACAGGTATGGGAGAACTATCCCAGAGCACAAAAAACTTGGCGAGAATGGGGATTTCCAGAACTCTATCGTCTACCTATGCATCGCAAATTATGTGCCTTAGATGGTGGATTTGATAGATTTATTTATTTTGACGCTGATACTCTATTAATGGGGCCTATTGACTATATATATTTAAAGTTAGATCAATATGATTGGGTAACAAACGATTTTCAGTATAAATCTGATTTGAAATATGTGTTTGATGGCCCATCAGAGTTAATCCAACAGATTTTTCCAACAGAAAAATTACCATCTCATATATTTTGTGCAGGATGGTTTGGTGCAAAAAAACAAATTTTTACCCAAGCCACTTTAGAAAGTTTATTAAATAAACTAAAGTCTGGTGAAGCGGATGTCATGGCTTTAGGAGGCCCTGACCAATCTTTATTTAACTACTTAGTATTGAGAAGTGGAATTTCTTATTATAATTTTGCTTGTCATGAATATGAGAAGGCAACTGGTAATCACTGGAGTTCTAAATTTGATGTTCTAGAAAATGTTCTTTACGACCAAGGAAGAAGGCTAACATACTTACACTATATGAGTATCGGTGCATCAGCTTTTAGTAAACTTTGTGCAGGTGAATATATCAATATTCCGTATCGAGAAGTGTTTTTACATTATCGTTATTTAAAATCACCAGAAACTAGACCACAAAGCTTTAAGCGTCCCAGCTTGATTTTAAAGTTGCAACAAAATACTACAGATTTCTTCAAGCAAAAAATCGCCAATATTAAGCTCAATTATCGCAATTTTAGAGATAGTATCACTTGA